The genomic segment TATTATATTCATCTTCAAGACCTAATTTAGCCAGCTCTTTTTTCCATTCTTTGAGATCAAGTCCCAGGTCAACTAATGCTCCTAAAACCATATTTCCACTTATTCCAGAAAATATATCAAAATATGCATTCATCTTTATAACCTCCCAGTTTAGTTTTTATCTTTGTTAATTTCTTCAGTACTGCCTGTTCTATATCCTTCTAAATCAAGAGTAATATAACTAAATCCTTCTTTTTTTATTCTATCAATTATTTCATCTTTTTTATTCATTATTTTATTCATTTCAGAAGGTAAAACCTCAATTCTTACAGTATTTTCATCATGAATTCTTGCCCTGAGTTGTTCAAAATCAAACTTTCGAAGATAATTTTCTATCTCTTCAAGTCTATTTAGATCATTTTCGTTAATTTCTAAATTAAATCCAAAACGAGTGGCAAGACAGGTATCAGAAGGCTGATCCCAGGTTTTTAAACCTAAAGTTTTGGATAATTTTCTAATTTCTTCTTTTTTAAGACCTGCTTTTTGTAAAGGAGTCTTAACTTCTAATTCTTCAACTGCTTTAATACCTGGTCTATTTTCATTTAATAAATCATCTGCATTAGTACCATCCAAAACATAACTAATATTTTGGCTTTCAGCTATTTCATTTAATCTTTGATATAGTTCATATTTACAGTAATAACATCTATATTTATCATTTTTTCTAAAATTTTCTTTACTTAATTCAGAAGTCTCAATAACTAAAGGATTGATACCTATCTCCTGAGCAATATTTTTAGCTTCATCTAATTTATCACTAAATCTAATTGGAGAATCAGCAAGAACAGCCATAACATTTTCTTTTCCTAAGGTATCTAATGCTACTTTTAATAAAAAACTACTGTCAACTCCACCTGAAAAAGCAATAAGTACTTCTTTCATATCTGTAAGAATTTCCTGTAATCTATTATATTTTAGTTTAGTTTCATCACTGACTTTACTGCTGTTTTTGACTTTCATAAAATCTCTCCTTTGAACTTATTTGTCATTTACTCCAATTTTATTAATAGAATTTGCTAAATAAGCTGCCCCAAATCCATTATCAATATTAACCACTCCTACTCCAGAAGCACAGCTGTTTAACATTGTTAAAAGAGGAGCAATTCCTCCTAGATTCGCTCCATAACCAACACTTGTAGGAGCAGCTATGACAGGTTTATTAACAAGGCCGGCTACAACACTGGGTAAAGCTCCATCCATTCCTGCTACTACAATAATTACCTTTGCTTTGTCTAATTTATCAACATTATTTAAAAGTCTATGTACTCCAGCCACCCCGGCATCTACCAATCTGCTAACTTTATTACCCATTATTTTTGCCGTCTCAGCTGCTTCTTCCACAACTGGCTGGTCAGAAGTACCGGCACTAACTATTAAGATATTTCCAACTCTTTCTAAAGGATCTTTTTCTCTGACTATCATTTTTCCTAATTCATTATAGCGGGCATCAGGTAATACTTTTTTCACTTCTTCAAAAACTTCTTTTTCTGCTCTTGAACCTAATATATTTTTGCTTTTTTCGCCCATCTTCTCCATTATTTCTACTACCTGATTTGTA from the Halanaerobiales bacterium genome contains:
- the larB gene encoding nickel pincer cofactor biosynthesis protein LarB — translated: MLNQNKIKKILESVEKGEISSDKAMKKLKDPGYEDLGFAKIDHDREDRKGFPEVVLCEGKTTNQVVEIMEKMGEKSKNILGSRAEKEVFEEVKKVLPDARYNELGKMIVREKDPLERVGNILIVSAGTSDQPVVEEAAETAKIMGNKVSRLVDAGVAGVHRLLNNVDKLDKAKVIIVVAGMDGALPSVVAGLVNKPVIAAPTSVGYGANLGGIAPLLTMLNSCASGVGVVNIDNGFGAAYLANSINKIGVNDK
- the larE gene encoding ATP-dependent sacrificial sulfur transferase LarE, encoding MKVKNSSKVSDETKLKYNRLQEILTDMKEVLIAFSGGVDSSFLLKVALDTLGKENVMAVLADSPIRFSDKLDEAKNIAQEIGINPLVIETSELSKENFRKNDKYRCYYCKYELYQRLNEIAESQNISYVLDGTNADDLLNENRPGIKAVEELEVKTPLQKAGLKKEEIRKLSKTLGLKTWDQPSDTCLATRFGFNLEINENDLNRLEEIENYLRKFDFEQLRARIHDENTVRIEVLPSEMNKIMNKKDEIIDRIKKEGFSYITLDLEGYRTGSTEEINKDKN